Proteins from a single region of Gemmatimonadaceae bacterium:
- a CDS encoding TIM barrel protein, translating into MERREMLAVLGAAGAAQVLGGAAPMATVTQGAGRLKQSVCRWCYDKIPLDVLSRDVAAMGFKSIELLSENEWATVKAAGLTCAVANGPSTIPVGFNRPDQHDRLEAESRRLLPLVAAAGIPQMIVFSGNRGGLSDAEGLAHCVTGLQRITPLAERLGVTLIMELLNSKVDHKDYMCDHTAWGAELVTRVGSPRFKLLYDVYHMQIMEGDVIRTIRDNFAHIGHYHTGGVPGRHEIDDAQELNYPRIMTTLAELGFTGYVGQEFIPVRDPMVSLREAYSLCNV; encoded by the coding sequence ATGGAGCGACGTGAGATGCTGGCGGTGCTCGGCGCCGCCGGTGCGGCGCAGGTACTCGGAGGAGCGGCCCCGATGGCGACGGTGACGCAGGGTGCGGGGCGGCTCAAGCAGAGCGTCTGCCGCTGGTGCTACGACAAGATCCCGCTGGACGTGCTGTCGCGCGACGTGGCGGCGATGGGGTTCAAGTCCATCGAGCTGCTGAGCGAGAACGAGTGGGCGACGGTGAAGGCTGCCGGCCTGACGTGCGCGGTGGCCAACGGGCCGAGCACGATCCCGGTGGGCTTCAACCGTCCCGACCAGCACGACAGGCTGGAGGCCGAGTCGAGGCGGCTGCTGCCACTGGTGGCAGCGGCGGGGATCCCGCAGATGATCGTCTTCTCGGGCAACCGCGGCGGGTTGTCGGATGCCGAGGGGCTGGCGCACTGCGTGACGGGCCTGCAGCGGATCACGCCGCTGGCCGAGCGCCTGGGCGTGACGCTGATCATGGAGCTGCTGAACTCGAAGGTGGACCACAAGGACTACATGTGTGACCACACGGCGTGGGGTGCGGAGCTGGTGACGCGCGTGGGCTCACCGCGCTTCAAGCTGCTCTACGACGTGTATCACATGCAGATCATGGAAGGGGACGTGATCCGGACGATCCGCGACAACTTCGCGCACATCGGACACTACCACACGGGCGGGGTGCCGGGGCGTCACGAGATCGACGATGCGCAGGAGCTGAACTATCCGCGCATCATGACGACGCTGGCGGAGCTCGGGTTCACCGGGTACGTGGGGCAGGAGTTCATCCCGGTCCGTGATCCCATGGTGTCGTTGCGCGAGGCGTATTCTCTTTGCAACGTCTGA
- a CDS encoding GNAT family N-acetyltransferase: protein MTADVRIERAEVDDLGAVVELLRGVGLPVDDVAYHIEAFVLAREDGQVVGTSAIEVHGDAVLLRSVAVAPSHRGRGIADVLMAESEAMAVIEGARHLYLLTTTAADYFAVRGFEIVTREVAGAAIGEAMQFRSLCPASATCMRRAVAGGIG, encoded by the coding sequence ATGACGGCGGACGTACGGATCGAACGCGCGGAGGTCGACGACCTGGGCGCGGTGGTCGAGCTGCTGCGCGGTGTGGGACTGCCGGTGGATGATGTCGCGTACCACATCGAGGCGTTCGTGCTGGCGCGGGAGGATGGCCAGGTGGTGGGGACGTCGGCGATCGAGGTGCACGGTGACGCGGTGCTGCTGCGCAGCGTGGCGGTGGCGCCGTCGCACCGCGGCCGCGGGATCGCGGATGTGCTGATGGCCGAGAGCGAGGCGATGGCCGTGATCGAGGGCGCACGCCACCTGTACCTGCTGACGACGACGGCGGCGGACTACTTCGCGGTGCGCGGGTTCGAGATCGTGACGCGGGAGGTGGCAGGTGCGGCGATCGGGGAGGCAATGCAGTTCCGGTCGCTGTGTCCGGCGTCGGCGACCTGCATGCGGCGCGCGGTGGCGGGGGGGATCGGCTGA
- a CDS encoding arsenite methyltransferase: MRDVTTAGGDSTIDSLRTTVRARYGAVATRVAESGSTAGASCCGPASGSSGCCGSSTESWDPITANLYDEGQAAGVPAEALLASLGCGNPTALADLQPGEVVLDLGSGGGIDVLLSAKRVGPTGKAYGLDMTDEMLALANENKARAGATNVEFLRGHIESIPLPSNTVDVIISNCVVNLSGDKRAVLAESFRVLKPGGRFAVSDVVVRGAVPAEVQRNMELWVGCVAGALEEQEFIGLLREVGFEGVSIEPTRIYKAEDAAAFLSGSGLDIAQFAADIDGRFMGAFVRATKPGAAGAPRVATAARALETLGTPAVDGAAACCGPDCCS, encoded by the coding sequence ATGCGTGACGTGACGACGGCCGGCGGCGACAGCACGATCGACTCCCTGCGCACCACGGTGCGTGCGCGGTACGGAGCGGTGGCCACGCGGGTGGCGGAGTCGGGGTCGACGGCAGGGGCCTCGTGTTGTGGCCCGGCGAGTGGCTCGAGCGGGTGCTGCGGCTCGAGCACGGAGAGCTGGGACCCGATCACGGCCAACCTCTACGACGAGGGGCAGGCGGCGGGGGTGCCGGCCGAGGCGCTGCTGGCGTCGCTGGGGTGCGGCAATCCGACCGCGCTGGCGGACCTGCAGCCGGGGGAGGTGGTGCTGGACCTCGGTTCGGGCGGGGGCATCGACGTGCTGCTGTCGGCGAAGCGGGTGGGCCCGACGGGCAAGGCCTACGGGCTGGACATGACCGACGAGATGCTGGCGCTGGCGAACGAGAACAAGGCGCGCGCCGGCGCGACGAACGTGGAGTTCCTGCGCGGCCACATCGAGTCGATCCCGCTGCCGTCGAACACGGTGGACGTGATCATCTCCAACTGCGTGGTGAACCTGTCGGGCGACAAACGTGCGGTGCTGGCGGAGTCGTTCCGGGTGTTGAAGCCCGGCGGCCGGTTCGCGGTGAGTGACGTGGTGGTGCGGGGCGCGGTGCCGGCGGAGGTGCAGCGGAACATGGAGCTGTGGGTGGGCTGCGTGGCCGGCGCGCTGGAGGAGCAGGAGTTCATCGGGCTGCTGCGCGAGGTGGGGTTCGAGGGGGTGAGCATCGAGCCGACGCGGATCTACAAGGCGGAGGATGCGGCGGCGTTCCTTTCGGGGAGCGGGCTGGATATCGCGCAGTTCGCGGCGGACATCGACGGGCGCTTCATGGGGGCGTTCGTGCGCGCGACGAAGCCCGGTGCGGCCGGCGCGCCGCGTGTGGCGACGGCGGCCAGGGCGCTGGAGACGCTGGGTACTCCGGCTGTCGACGGGGCCGCCGCCTGTTGTGGCCCCGACTGCTGCAGCTGA
- a CDS encoding winged helix-turn-helix transcriptional regulator, whose protein sequence is MRTDTGTDFTRAAALFHALSDEARVEIVSILQGGEQCVCELMDVVGAAQSRLSYHLKVLKDAGVVTDRREGRWAYYTLNRDVILEAEQVLAGLRPRARRGALPGCCG, encoded by the coding sequence ATGCGCACCGACACCGGGACCGATTTCACGCGAGCTGCCGCCCTGTTCCATGCGCTGTCGGACGAGGCGCGGGTCGAGATCGTGTCGATCCTGCAGGGCGGTGAGCAGTGCGTGTGTGAGCTGATGGACGTGGTGGGGGCGGCGCAGTCGCGCCTGTCGTATCACCTGAAGGTGCTCAAGGACGCCGGGGTGGTGACGGACCGCCGCGAGGGTCGCTGGGCGTACTACACGCTGAATCGCGACGTGATTCTGGAGGCGGAGCAGGTGCTGGCCGGCCTGCGCCCGAGGGCACGACGCGGGGCGTTGCCGGGCTGTTGCGGATAA